A stretch of Brassica rapa cultivar Chiifu-401-42 chromosome A08, CAAS_Brap_v3.01, whole genome shotgun sequence DNA encodes these proteins:
- the LOC103833810 gene encoding mediator of RNA polymerase II transcription subunit 34, giving the protein MESEAIQDELQSLELEINDVQGQISALIEHQDRLYERKSELKTLLKAVSASVTPVAPSCPDGSSAVENWSEPFEWDSRADDIRFNIFGISKYRANQREIVNVIMAGRDVLVIMAAGGGKSLCYQLPAILRGGTTLVVSPLLSLIQDQVMGLAALGISAYMLTSTSGKENEKFVYKALEKGEDDLKILYVTPEKVSKSKRFMSKLEKCHNAGRLSLISIDEAHCCSQWGHDFRPDYKNLSILKTQFPKVPMVALTATATQKVQNDLIEMLHIPKCVKFVSSVNRPNLFYSVREKSLVGKAVVDEIAEFIRESYSNNESGIVYCFSRKECEQIAGELRERGISADYYHAEMDVNMREKVHMRWSKNKLQVIVGTVAFGMGINKPDVRFVIHHSLSKSMETYYQESGRAGRDGLPSECVLFFRSGDVPRQSSMVFYEYSGLQNLYDIVRYCQSKTKCRRSAFFRHFGEPSQDCNGMCDNCALSSEVKEVDVSDLAKLVVSMVQEMQAKDQRVTMLQLGDKLRTKHKDLSAELKREEIEHLVIKLIVDSVLKEEFQHTPYSTNAYVTTGPLANQLLQGRKTIKTETSSRQINKKSKRSSSFSGLESKLDELRKEISAAHGSMLPHTVLSTQQIGLISSQKPDSLQELESIIGKLKTDKYGDKILEVMRHDTVSEQLVEDGTKEDTCKSRSSKRAKTQKNVVLLESSEEE; this is encoded by the exons ATGGAAAGTGAAGCGATTCAGGACGAGCTTCAAAGCTTAGAGCTCGAGATCAACGATGTTCAAG GTCAGATAAGTGCTTTGATAGAGCATCAAGACAGGTTGTACGAGAGAAAGTCTGAGCTTAAGACATTGTTAAAAGCAGTTTCAGCTTCAGTAACACCTGTCGCACCTTCTTGTCCTGATGGCTCGAGTGCTGTGGAGAATTGGTCCGAGCCATTCGAGTGGGACTCACGCGCTGATGACATCAGGTTTAACATTTTCGGCATATCCAAATACAGAGCTAACCAGAGAGAA ATAGTTAACGTTATAATGGCTGGTAGAGATGTTCTGGTGATCATGGCAGCAGGTGGTGGCAAGAGTCTTTGCTATCAGCTTCCTGCTATACTTCGTGGTGGTACAACTCTTGTTGTCAGCCCTTTACTCTCACTCATTCAGGATCAG GTTATGGGTTTGGCGGCTCTAGGGATTTCAGCTTACATGCTGACTTCTACTTCTGGCAAGGAAAATGAGAAGTTTGTGTACAAGGCACTTGAAAAGGGTGAAGATGACCTCAAGATACTTTATGTGACACCTGAAAAGGTATCAAAGAGTAAAAGATTCATGTCGAAGCTTGAAAAGTGTCACAATGCTGGTCGCCTCTCTCTTATTTCAATTGAT GAGGCTCATTGTTGTAGTCAGTGGGGTCACGATTTTCGGCCTGATTACAAGAACTTGAGCATTCTTAAAACTCAGTTTCCCAAAGTTCCCATGGTGGCTTTAACC GCAACTGCTACACAGAAGGTCCAAAATGATCTGATAGAGATGCTGCATATTCCTAAATGCGTCAAATTTGTTAGCAGTGTTAACAGGCCAAATCTCTTTTACTCG GTGCGAGAAAAGTCGCTGGTTGGTAAAGCTGTGGTTGATGAGATCGCAGAGTTCATACGAGAATCATATTCTAACAATGAATCTGGAATAGTGTATTGTTTCTCTCGGAAGGAGTGTGAACAG ATTGCAGGAGAACTACGAGAAAGAGGGATATCTGCTGATTATTACCACGCAGAAATGGATGTAAATATGCGAGAAAAAGTTCATATGCG ATGGAGTAAGAACAAGTTGCAGGTCATTGTTGGAACA GTTGCCTTCGGCATGGGAATCAACAAACCTGATG TCAGGTTTGTTATCCACCACAGTTTAAGCAAATCAATGGAGACTTACTATCAG GAGAGTGGTCGTGCTGGTCGTGATGGGCTCCCATCTGAGTGCGTCCTCTTTTTCCGTTCGGGTGATGTTCCCAGGCAG AGTTCCATGGTCTTCTACGAGTATTCTGGTCTGCAGAATCTCTACGATATAGTACGATACTGTCAG TCGAAAACAAAATGTCGTCGAAGTGCTTTTTTCCGTCATTTTGGAGAGCCGTCACAAGATTGCAACG GAATGTGCGACAACTGTGCCTTGTCAAGTGAGGTCAAGGAAGTTGATGTATCGG ACCTAGCTAAGCTCGTGGTTTCTATGGTGCAAGAAATGCAAGCTAAGGATCAAAGAGTGACAATGTTGCAGCTGGGTGACAAACTGAGAACTAAGCACAAGGATCTAA GTGCTGAGCTAAAGAGAGAAGAGATAGAACATCTCGTGATAAAACTGATTGTTGACTCGGTATTG AAAGAAGAATTCCAGCACACACCATACTCGACAAACGCTTATGTAACAACGGGACCGTTGGCAAACCAATTGTTGCAAG GAAGAAAGACGATCAAAACGGAAACCTCAAGCAGACAAATAAAcaagaaatcgaaaagaagTAGTTCATTTTCTGGATTAGAATCCAAGCTTGACGAGCTAAGGAAAGAGATATCTGCAGCTCATGGAAGCATGCTCCCTCACACTGTCCTCTCAACTCAGCAGATTGGGTTGATAAGTTCCCAAAAACCAGATTCATTACAAGAG TTGGAGAGCATAATAGGAAAACTGAAAACAGACAAGTACGGTGACAAGATTCTAGAAGTGATGAGACATGATACGGTCTCTGAACAACTTGTTGAAGATGGAACAAAGGAAGATACATGTAAAAGCAGATCAAGTAAAAGAGCTAAGACACAGAAGAATGTTGTTTTGTTAGAGAGCAGCGAAGAAGAATGA
- the LOC117127498 gene encoding uncharacterized protein LOC117127498: MANMEKLQFPALDITGTNYISWVTNVELHLESLGLSETVKEINTSTPQEKAKSVIFLRRHLDESIIYDYANMRDPKELWKSLKDRFDHQKDITLPLARDEWQSLRFQDFDKVMNYNSAVLGIVAKLRYCGETITESQMLEKTYTTFIRATSPYNNSTEKNNELLIKNHMTRPTGSKPFPEANALDAKKPVKENKAYWGRGRGRQNYRGRGRKYNPQDRKSFQWVRSEQTPKGKEHQGNTSQKREEACFRCGTKGHWSRLCRTPAHLCALYKESVKGKEKEVNFAEHSEGTTHLDASDFVNDFEETAIPEA, from the exons ATGGCAAACATGGAGAAGCTCCAATTCCCCGCTCTAGACATCACCGGCACCAACTACATTTCATGGGTTACAAATGTCGAACTTCATCTTGAATCTCTTGGTCTATCCGAGACCGTTAAAGAGATTAATACTTCAACGCCTCAAGAAAAGGCTAAATCGGTGATCTTCCTTAGAAGACACCTTGATGAAAGTATTATTTATGACTATGCCAACATGAGAGATCCTAAAGAGCTATGGAAGTCTCTGAAAGATCGTTTTGATCATCAGAAAGACATAACACTTCCACTTGCTCGGGATGAATGGCAGAGTCTGAGATTTCAAGATTTCGACAAAGTGATGAATTACAACTCGGCTGTGTTAGGAATTGTGGCCAAATTGAGATATTGTGGTGAAACAATCACCGAATCTCAAATGCTTGAGAAGACATACACCACATTCATAAGAGCCACATCACCCTACAACAACAGTACAG AAAAAAACAACGAGCTTCTGATCAAGAATCACATGACTCGTCCAACTGGTTCAAAACCGTTTCCTGAAGCAAACGCGTTAGATGCAAAGAAACCAGTCAAGGAAAATAAAGCCTATTGGGGTCGCGGTCGTGGTCGTCAAAACTACCGTGGACGTGGACGAAAGTACAATCCACAAGATAGGAAGTCATTCCAGTGGGTCCGCTCTGAGCAAACCCCTAAGGGAAAAGAACACCAAGGAAATACCTCCCAGAAGCGAGAAGAAGCTTGTTTCAGATGCGGTACTAAGGGACATTGGTCTCGTTTATGTCGTACCCCTGCACACCTTTGCGCTCTATACAAAGAGTCCGtcaaaggaaaagaaaaggaagTAAACTTTGCGGAACATTCTGAGGGTACAACGCACCTCGATGCGTCTGACTTTGTGAATGATTTCGAGGAGACCGCTATCCCGGAAGCCTAA
- the LOC103833808 gene encoding SH3 domain-containing protein 1, with protein sequence MEAIRKQAAKLREQVARQQQAVLKHLGHVNADAVVVDEEELHCHQKLQELYSSTKAAKRLQRNIVRGLEGFIATGTKVVEIGLKFAEDFKKYGDENPDANTPLSRVSHHFGTSYKSVEDGRETLLGVLSEQVCEPIRTMIYSAPLEDARHLVNHYDRLRQEVEAQATDVLRRRSKLKESDVSEEAYMKLKNSESRLADLKSSMKTLGKEATKAMLEVDNQQQSVTYQRLRTLVEAEISYHRNALDILDKLHSEMIAEEEAIESSPKSLPLPLHLEDTVSHPQASHSGESKSNHQGETKHTTPHEEVTKPNPKEDMESSPEVEIKSKPQKEIKSSSPQEDTKTSNGSDDHHSHQQLLSQNDSYFLAKVVHPFDAQAPGELSLAVDDYVIVRQVAGTGWSEGEYKGKAGWFPSAYVEKQEKAPASKIVEANLNQQ encoded by the exons ATGGAAGCCATAAGAAAGCAAGCGGCAAAGCTCAGAGAGCAAGTTGCTAGGCAACAGCAA GCGGTGTTGAAGCATTTAGGGCATGTTAACGCGGATGCTGTGGTTGTTGATGAAGAAGAGCTTCATTGTCATCAGAAACTTCAAGAACTATACAGCTCCACCAAGGCTGCAAAG CGGTTGCAAAGGAACATTGTTCGTGGGCTAGAAGGGTTCATTGCGACAGGCACGAAAGTTGTAGAGATCG GGTTGAAGTTTGCTGAAGATTTTAAGAAATATGGAGATGAGAATCCCGATGCTAACACTCCTCTCTCAAGAGTTTCACATCACTTTGGGACCTCTTACAAGTCGGTGGAGGATGGCAGGGAAACTCTACTTGGAGTTCTTAGTGAGCAG GTTTGTGAGCCAATTCGTACAATGATATATAGTGCGCCTTTGGAGGATGCAAGGCATTTAGTGAATCATTACGACAGGTTGAGACAAGAAGTCGAAGCACAG GCGACTGATGTACtgaggagaagatcaaagtTGAAGGAATCTGATGTTTCTGAAGAGGCTTACATGAAGCTTAAGAACTCTGAGTCCAGATTGGCTGACCTCAAATCAAGCATGAAAACACTTGGAAAAGAAGCTACTAAGGCTATGTTAGAAGTGGACAATCAGCAGCAGAGCGTAACTTATCAGCGCCTCCGTACCCTG GTTGAAGCTGAGATATCATATCATCGCAATGCTCTTGATATCCTTGATAAGCTACATTCTGAG ATGATTGCTGAGGAAGAAGCTATAGAATCATCACCAAAGTCTCTACCTCTACCTTTACATTTGGAGGATACTGTTTCACATCCCCAAGCCAGTCACAGTGGAGAGAGCAAATCAAACCACCAAGGAGAAACCAAGCATACTACTCCCCATGAAGAAGTAACCAAACCCAATCCAAAGGAAGACATGGAGTCTAGTCCCGAAGTAGAAATCAAATCCAAACCTCAGAAAGAAATCAAGTCTTCTAGTCCACAGGAAGATACCAAAACCTCCAATGGATCTGATGATCATCACAGTCATCAGCAACTTCTCAGTCAAAATGATTCCTACTTTCTTGCAAAG GTTGTGCACCCGTTTGATGCTCAAGCGCCAGGAGAACTGAGTCTAGCGGTTGATGATTATGTCATCGTGCGACAG GTGGCTGGGACAGGGTGGTCGGAAGGAGAATACAAGGGGAAAGCCGGATGGTTTCCGTCGGCGTACGTGGAGAAACAAGAGAAAGCTCCTGCGAGCAAGATTGTGGAAGCAAACCTTAACCAGCAATGA
- the LOC103833809 gene encoding pentatricopeptide repeat-containing protein At1g31430: protein MGPVQTPSLIAYNKMLKSLADTKTFTKVLALFSELRRNALYPDNFTLPIVLKSIGRLRNVLEGEKLHGYAVKSGLKLDPYVCNSLMGMYAALGKMEITHKVFDEMPERDVVSWNGLISSYVGHGRFDDAVAVFKRMSKESNLKPDESTIVSTLSACSSLKNLEVGEGIHRYVVGTEFETSVKIGNALVDLFCKCGCLDKARAVFDSMKGKNVKCWTSMVSGYVSNGRIDEGRELFERSPAKDVVLWTAMMNGYVQFNRFDEALELFRCMQSQGVRPDNFVLVSLLKGCAQTGALEQGKWIHGYICENGVRVDKVVGTALVDMYAKCGCIETALEVFYETKERDTASWTSLIYGLAMNGMSWRAMDLYYEMENVGVRLDDITFVAVLTACNHGGFVAEGRRVFYSMIQPKTEHYSCMVDLLCRAGSLDEAEELIDRMRNESNETLVPVYCSLLSAARNYGNLEVAERVAEKLKEVEVSDSSAHTLLASVYASANRWQDVTNVRRRMKDLGIRKFPGCSSVEVDGVPHEFIVGDKSSSSSHPKMDEINTMLASNYKLDVEFGT, encoded by the coding sequence ATGGGTCCTGTACAAACTCCATCACTCATAGCATACAACAAGATGCTCAAATCTTTAGCCGACACTAAAACCTTCACCAAAGTCTTGGCTCTGTTCTCTGAACTGCGACGAAACGCCTTGTATCCGGACAATTTCACTTTACCGATTGTGCTCAAATCAATCGGACGCTTGAGGAACGTTTTAGAAGGTGAGAAACTCCATGGCTACGCTGTGAAATCTGGGCTTAAGCTCGATCCCTACGTGTGCAACTCACTTATGGGAATGTATGCTGCGTTGGGGAAGATGGAGATCACTCACaaggtgttcgacgaaatgcctgAACGAGATGTTGTTTCTTGGAACGGCTTGATTTCTAGCTACGTTGGGCACGGGAGGTTTGATGATGCCGTTGCTGTTTTTAAGCGGATGAGTAAAGAGAGTAACTTGAAGCCTGATGAGAGTACCATCGTGAGCACTCTCTCGGCTTGTTCTTCTTTGAAGAATTTGGAAGTTGGTGAAGGGATTCACAGATATGTTGTTGGCACTGAGTTTGAAACGAGTGTTAAGATTGGGAATGCGTTGGTGGATTTGTTCTGTAAATGCGGGTGTCTAGATAAGGCCAGAGCTGTTTTCGATTCGATGAAAGGGAAAAATGTCAAGTGTTGGACTAGTATGGTCTCTGGGTATGTTAGTAACGGTAGGATCGATGAGGGTAGAGAGTTGTTTGAGAGAAGTCCTGCGAAAGATGTTGTTCTGTGGACAGCTATGATGAATGGGTATGTTCAGTTTAACCGGTTTGACGAAGCACTAGAGCTGTTCAGGTGCATGCAAAGCCAAGGTGTTAGACCTGATAACTTCGTGCTTGTCTCTCTCTTGAAAGGCTGTGCGCAGACGGGAGCTCTAGAGCAAGGGAAGTGGATCCATGGGTACATATGTGAGAACGGAGTTAGAGTGGACAAAGTCGTTGGTACTGCTCTTGTGGACATGTATGCAAAATGTGGGTGCATAGAGACAGCTCTAGAGGTTTTCTATGAAACTAAAGAGAGAGACACTGCTTCTTGGACATCGCTTATCTACGGTCTTGCCATGAACGGGATGTCATGGAGAGCGATGGACTTGTACTACGAGATGGAAAACGTTGGCGTTAGATTAGATGATATAACCTTTGTCGCGGTTCTAACAGCTTGTAATCACGGTGGATTTGTAGCAGAAGGACGTAGAGTTTTCTATTCGATGATCCAGCCTAAAACAGAGCACTACAGCTGTATGGTTGACCTACTATGCAGAGCTGGTAGTTTAGATGAAGCAGAGGAATTGATAGATAGGATGAGAAATGAAAGCAATGAAACTTTGGTTCCTGTATACTGCTCTTTGCTAAGCGCTGCTCGGAACTATGGGAATTTGGAGGTAGCAGAACGGGTAGCTGAGAAGCTGAAGGAAGTGGAAGTTAGTGATTCAAGTGCTCATACTCTGCTCGCAAGTGTATACGCATCTGCAAATAGATGGCAAGATGTGACGAATGTGAGAAGGAGAATGAAAGATTTGGGAATCAGAAAGTTTCCTGGATGCAGCTCTGTGGAGGTTGATGGGGTGCCTCATGAATTCATTGTTGGAGataaatcatcatcatcatctcaccCAAAAATGGATGAGATTAACACAATGCTTGCATCAAACTACAAATTGGATGTTGAGTTTGGAACATGA